The sequence AACGGCTCAAGTGCACGCCAGCTGAGCAGCCGGAGGCAGTCCGCTCCCCTTTCAcgcggcctgccgccttAGGCCCCCCTTCGCCCTTGCCTCCCTCCCTTTCAAGCGGATTTAGCAATGAAAGTTCTTCCCACCTAAACCTAAACCCCGCCCCCGTTCCAGCCGTCTCCGGGGTCACGCCTCTTTTAGAGCGTGCTCGAGGGTCTCCTGCATGCACGCTTCTCACTCACTTCACACACGTGGCTGTCTTGCGAAGATATGGCGGCGTGGAGCACTGCATGTGCAGCGCGGGGAGTCGACTGTCTTGTCTGCTTCCCTGCTTTGCGTCTACCCTCGGAAATCATTCGTAACCGTTCACTGATTGTGGGTTCACAGCGTCAGACGGGTCGCAGTATTAGCTCTGTGTGTCTTCAACAACCAGCGGCACCACGAGCGCTTCGGTGGCGGCAATCTCGTTCTTTCATGTCTGGCTCCCCGGAGTTGCAGAATGACGTCTGGTCTGGCAGagttcttctcctccgctcAGGCGGTCTCCCGGCTCCCGCAGGAGAGAGTACAACGGAAATGGAGGTTGCCTTCGAGGCCGCAACTATCGTTTGTGGCGTTTATTGCCGCTGCAGTCGTACTTCTGGGTTTTCCGTCGTTGCCCACCTCAGGGGCAGATGAGCCGTCATCCGTGTCCCCCGCCTGTACTGCGAGTGGTCTCGAGACGACTTGCACCTGCTCCGAAACGAAAGCCAAGGCCGGCGTGAGCAACGAGTCGGCTACGCTGTCGAAAGACACCAACATTCTCAGAGTGGAATGCACTAACCCTACTGTGTTTGCACCCACAGAGGCAAATGGCACAACGGTCTGTTCAGCGGAGCCTCCCCCCGACTTCAAGGACTGCAAGGAAAATATACAGCAACTTCTTGGTGGAGATCCCAGCAGCGTCAAGTGGGAAGCCTGtaaagaagagaaagcaaaGGGTGCCGAAAAGTGCAAGACCCTGACTGTCCCGCAGACGAATCTCCCGTTCGTCGACCAAAGATTTGCTGTGGGTTGTACCGAGGAGCCAAACAACAACAACAAACTTTGCAGAATCCCTGTGACAATAAAGGCCAGAGCTAGCGCGACAAACGGTCAGACTGTCACGTGTGCCtacggcgccggcagcaatGAATCCCGTCAAGCCGTCACTCTCAACCCATCCAAGAACAGCTTCACTCTGGTCTGTGGAGAGAAGGGAACCGTGCTGCCGACGAACTACGATACTAAGTTCTGCCCCTCGGATCCAGCTGGCACGAGTACGACATGCGACGGAGACTACCAGTCGATTCTGCCGGGCTTCGAGAACGGCTGGTGGAAAAAAGACGATCCCGCCACCCCCAAGTCCTTCACTCTGTCTATTCCAGTTGACAAGTTCCCGAAGGAGCAGGCGAAGATGGTGGTTGCGTGCCAGCAGACGAAAACGAAAtccggcagcggcagccctgcagaaggcgcggcaaCGTCCAGTGTATGTAGGGTCGACGTGACTATCGAGGCGAGTGCattcgcagccgcagccggagGGATGAAAGGGGTGTTCGCCTCACTTGCTGGAACTGCTCTGCTTGTCATGGTCTCGCAAGCTTAGCTATGGAGGCGGTGCAAAGAGACGGGCATGCACACACATCAGGCTAACCCTCGTTTCCCCTCCGCAGATAAGAAAACAGAGCAGGCCTCTAATGAAAGGCTTTGGCCTGAGAGAGGATGGCTCAAGCGAGTTTTGTCTGTCGTGGTCAAAAGAGCGGCGGTGGCAGTTTACTGGATGCTGCGGATGTGTAACTCGCGGAGAGACAAGTGACCGCACCTGGCGTGGTCTCCATCTCGGGGTTCGATTTGTTGCGGCTTTTCAAGAAGCGCCGACGCTCCGGCGAAATCGCAGCGGTACCGAGCATAGGCGTCACCTATCGTCAGCTGGCTGCATCGCGAGGACAAGGTGCTCTCCAACTACCTAAATACCGTTTATGTCAATCTCTGCATTCGTGTGACATTCCTGCATGTGGCGGGATCGGTGGCATTGTTGCCAAGATAGTGTAGTCTCCTGCATGCATCAAGTCTTTTtggcagaaggcggaggccaAAGACTGATAGAGCCGCACTCCGAGCACGAAGCCAACAGTGAGCAGGCCTCTCAACCGAGTCGCTCACTAGCGGCACCTGCGGCAG is a genomic window of Besnoitia besnoiti strain Bb-Ger1 chromosome IV, whole genome shotgun sequence containing:
- a CDS encoding SAG-related sequence (encoded by transcript BESB_057500); translated protein: MTSGLAEFFSSAQAVSRLPQERVQRKWRLPSRPQLSFVAFIAAAVVLLGFPSLPTSGADEPSSVSPACTASGLETTCTCSETKAKAGVSNESATLSKDTNILRVECTNPTVFAPTEANGTTVCSAEPPPDFKDCKENIQQLLGGDPSSVKWEACKEEKAKGAEKCKTLTVPQTNLPFVDQRFAVGCTEEPNNNNKLCRIPVTIKARASATNGQTVTCAYGAGSNESRQAVTLNPSKNSFTLVCGEKGTVLPTNYDTKFCPSDPAGTSTTCDGDYQSILPGFENGWWKKDDPATPKSFTLSIPVDKFPKEQAKMVVACQQTKTKSGSGSPAEGAATSSVCRVDVTIEASAFAAAAGGMKGVFASLAGTALLVMVSQA